The DNA sequence atgttttgcaTTATATCTAtatcagaataaaaaaatagaatcaaaaagcccaaactgccgtgatctcgtaccagaacaattaatacaatacaccaagaACTGGAATTCGaatctgccaaattttcgtctttaataagacttcttcagggcagactgaagaaggtgaatggttacaagcttatttccatcagaatagtggcgctagacgcaaaaacattacaactgacaaagacgcacattttctagaatagtgcacgctatggataaaaagaatttacacatctctccGTGGGTttctactacaaaaaaagtcatcactattaagaccccgcgggtagatagacttaagccaataagcccactggccttccctttccctaagctgagcctcagagttacacttatctataagttgtaccataacattattaagacctaaatgattgtcacaatgaaaatgttgatagataaaGTCATCCTTAACTTTTTCACTAActggtaaactagggtgcttatttaacctacttttatgattattaaaacgcttcctaaaactattgatagtagaccctacgtattgctttctacacatagagcaaagaattagataaacaacaaaatctgagttacagtccaagtcaaaattaatgacatatttcttattagtaactgtactgcgaaactcccgccctgtcttaagaaagttacacaccctacaccttttaccgccacacttaccacaacctATAACCTGAGTACTATCCTCTTTAAGAGAGGAGTGCACCAACATATCCTTTAAATTCCTAGGTTTCGTATAAGCCACCATAGGTACTTTACCAATAGCACCCCTACATCTACTAGAAGATTCTAGAACTGGCTGTAAATTACGAAGAATACCAGGTAAATTAGGTAAAGCTGGATAAAAAGTGACTACAAAAGGTACGCGGTCATTCTTACCTTTATGCCCGTCTTTCAATGTGTCGTCACTAGGAATACGTCTAACCCGGTCAACTTCCCTCCCCCAAATCTGATGTCATAACCCCTATCAACTAAATAACCTTGTAACTATTATACCCTTTTTTCGAAAGAAGAGttgaattccagtttttggtgtattgtcaGAATCAAAAAGATATACCAATTGCAGTGGAAATAATGTGTTctatgtttgtttttctttaaatttgatAACATGGCCTTAAACTTAGAAGTGTAAAACTggcttttttttctagatctaaagcagaaaaaaagtaaaaaagcaTATACAACTTTACAATAAATGTTAAGCGTCTTGATTATTTCCAGTAGTTACAGGGCAGCTAATATAGCTTTAAAATAAGTGTTACTATTCAATACTATTCAAAGATTATTGAAATAATTAAGAATGAAGAACCCCTGAAAGTAATAATTTTCCTTTCACAAAAATAACTTTGTTTTAAAAGATTTACAGTATATCGGTTGGTTTGTCTGAATAACCAATGTCTTGGTACTTAAACCTTGACACAAAGTAGAGTATcactcatttttttgtttgatggTTTTGTCATGAGCATTATTTCCGCTCAATATGACTGCTCTTTGTTCCAGTGCATTAAGAGATAGCCGTTTTGCTCCTATTACCAAGGATGAACTAGCTAATTTACATTGCTCCGTCtcccttctcacaaactttGAGGAAGGTGTCAACTGTGTTGACTGGGAGGTAAGACAACTTGGCTGACACTTGTCTTGTGTAACGCCAATCCCATTCACTAAAACCCTGTATAAAGTTGACAGAATCATGCACGCATGTAACTaaggggcggggggggggggggggggggtgccacCACCCAGCCAccaaatatgttttttaaattatcAGATCTAGTTTTTGCATGTATGATATATTCAACAGTGCAACATTTCTCACTTTGTTCTGTAAAGCCAGGCTGCAACAGTGTTTCGGTCAATTGATATCTGGGTCACATTTTTTCATGATATTTCCCCACTAATTATCAGAAACAATTACCTTAACAATTACCTAACTAAGCGTTATAAACTGTTGTGGTTTCTTTGGTTATGTTTTAGATTGGAGTACATGGAATAAGGATAGAATTTTATAATGAGAAAGGCCACAAGCGCACCGCAACTTATCTACCTGAGGTAGCAAAGGAACAAGGTAAAAATGTCTCTTCGATTTTCATCACCATTCATGCATTATCAACCAGAAACACGCTAGTGTTAACACATGTAcacttacatttttttaaatctgttTCTTATCAGGCTGGACACAGATACAAACCATTGACTCATTACTTCGTAAAGGCGGCTACAAGGCACCCATCAGCCCAGAAATGCGTAATACAGTTAAGGTTACTCGCTACCAGAGCGAAAAGGTTACTGTCAGCTACAATGAGTTCATGGCTGCAAAGCAACGCCCCACATGACACACCCGTCACTCTAGGTGTAATTATTGTATATTTGCTAAGTAGTATAGTATGTGCATTTGAGACCCCGTTTTCTGGGTGCACCTATAAAACTGGTCCTTGACTGCACATCCTTTATTGCTTTTTAGTTCTACTGCTAGGCGACGTTAACAAATTGTCTTCAGTCGGAAATTCATTCACGGAAGCACGAACTTGCAGCTAATGTTAAAGGTAGTTTTATGATAGGAGGGGGATGGGTTTTGGATATCTTGGATTGGTATGTTTGGGTTTGCACAAGGTTATATAACAATTGTAAGGTTATCATTCAAAAAGGTGGGATTTAGTGTACATTGATTCAAGtgattttatgatttttatgCCTATTAGGTTGAATTAGTCTACCTTCATATAGTTTTACATTAGCGATATCGATTCCTTGTGCAATTTCCTTGATTTTTAGGCTATTTCCAATACTCATTTATTGCAGGCGtgctttcattgcattttgtttttttgaatTTCCAGAAGTGCTACCTCGCGAAATTTCACAGCAATATTACCAATTATAAATAAAGTATATTTAACTTATTGCAGCTAAATCAGAGTCTTAGTTTAGCAGCCATGATTTCCGTCACTCAATCCAACTGGCCCCTTGCGTGACTGGGGTCATTGCAGTTACTTTTAAGACACTGTGCCATAGTTATTGGTCAGGGACCCATCTCGAAATAATGGgtttttggctttttcaaATTGGAGTTGGACCTCAGGGCAGGGTAAGAGACGGATATAGGTTTTTTTGGAAATCGAGGACTCCGGCCCGCTAGATACTATCTTTAAGACATTTCTACTCGGATGGCTCAATCTTTTTAGGTCTCCGTTGATTTTTCCAGTTAACGGACTTCCGCTGTACAAACCAGTCCTAATCCAAGGGACGAATACTCTTTACGCtaaatggttttttttttttttttttttttttttggggggggggggggcttgtcGAAGAGTTTGGTTTTATTCTTTGCTGACTATCAGGAATGCCTTCTACAAGAGTCAGACCAACATTCTAATACAAGTACCACCGCCGCATCCAAGTAAGGCAAATAGCAAAGGAGGTATTGATAGTTTGATCCAGTAGCTAGAATTTAATGTAAATATTATGGACGCAGCGTTTGCCTTGCTAAGGTTTGGCTGTCGTGTTACACGTTCTGTCTCTTGCCTGCCATGAGGGTCCAGTATTTTTATAACGCTATAACTAAGCAATTTAGGACCGCGCAACGTCCGATTTCATTTTACAGATTGTGCCGTTTTACAGATTATGGTGTATAATTTGAACTTACACAGGTCGAGTTGTGTGAACAGCCGTTTTGACGTTTTTCTCAACACTGTTCTCGTTTTAATGTAAAACTTGAAGCTAAAGCTCAGGCTCTAAGGTcttaaacaaggacccgcaCTATAAAAAGGCTTAGCTCCGCCCTCTTGCGGCCGAATTAAATTCAAACTTCAAGATGACAACACGCCGTAACATTGCGTCGGTAATGAGGCTTTTTAGTTGTGTTATCGTTACTGCACATTCCTGCTCTTTTGGTAGGTTATTCATTGTTAGTAgccaagagaaaataaacGAGAAGAAAAGCGCTTCAAAAGTTGAGTTTGGGTTTCGCTCCTCGTGGGCAAACAAGACACGCTTGACTGAACTCCTGAGCTCCGCACCACGTGGCAGTTAGCTAACACCTGAGCCTTCCATGAACCTGGCCCAGGCCCTTTTTTAGtgcgggtccttgtttaaaaTGTGCTTATCACACGGGtgactgactataggacaaaggaaatcACAAAATGGGGAATcgactttctgacatttcttttgtcttgtgttcagtcgagcaagaattcgccagcagATGCTagcgcagtttgcacagggctttatACTGCTGTTATCAACCCCGACTTGACAAAGCCTTGCTTTCGCGTTTTTAAAAATCCACAGGATTAGCAAGAGACGTGTCCGTTTCGCGCGGTGTTTGATCGTGCTTATCACTACACAACCACCACTTGTGATTTTGTTGTAATTACAGACGTGCGCCATGCGAGGCACTGCTAGGCTTGACAAATGCTTcatgttattttgtttgaactgACAAATTTTCAGATACAAGTGGTGGAATAAGCGCTCTCCATATTATTTCCTTCTCCCCATTTATACTAAGTTCCAGTAAGAAGGGTATGGGTAATCATTTTAATATCGCTGAAAAACTagaagaggaaaaaaatggACTCCTATAGGCTGATTTTAGACAACACCATTTAACCTGTCTTCGACATGTCTTAGGTTCAAACGTCGCATTATCCATGAGACGTATCTTCAATGCAAATGcctgcaaatgaagatgaaacaatcgacttgattaTTTTGcaagcatttgcattgaatacggctcatggataatacgacgtttgaacttagcttTAGCCAtgaattacacactacgaTTTTCGTGGTCAAGCatcgtagcggagtcgtaggctgatttatactctacgactcgagttgtaAAGGTGTCGCATACAACTTAaccgtgctgtctaaatcacTTGATTACCCACTTGAGATCTTAAAAAGGCGGATCGCTTCAATTTTGTAAGCTTGTTCATACCAACTGATGTTTTTATTTAGCTTACCATCCACTGTACAGGGATTGAACAAGAAGATAATAAATCAAATACATTAAGCAAATGTGTGTTGTCTACATCATATCTATATTTTGCTTTCGGGATAACAAAGTGGTAACGAAGGAGAGGTGCTTAACAAAATTCGGCCATCATTCTGATGCCCATGTCGGGTCTAAGAACAATGGTTTTGATCGCGGGTCTGGGTATTAATGGACTACACTGGTTTGTACAGGCCCACCCAGGGAGGAACGGTGTATCTTTTGTATATAGTTTAATTAATACGGCTTTAAAAGTAGTGCAATAAACCATTAAGTGCCACGAGTTTAGATAGTGTCCCTCCAAgtctctggcgcaatcggttaccCCTTTATTCGTTTAAGCAAAATTTCCCATCAGATCAGAGTGAAATTGTACCAGGGAAGGAAAACTCTGCCGGGGAGTCTGAAACTCAGCAGATATCCAGATGGCAAAAAAcaggaaaaggaaaagaaacaCCAGGTAGGCTACCCGTGGCTCAATTTCTAATAGAGTCCACCCGTCAGATTCCCTTTGTAAAGTAATGTCCCACCGAGGTGGTGACTGGTGGGATTCAAACGTACATgggttattttttcttttatttgtgttGATAATATCTATCTAAATCTAAAATCACGGATCACAATTTCATTTGCAAAGCAGTTTGAAAGTTTAAGTTTCGCTTTAAAGCCCCTTTCACTCTGATCACAATTGAACAAATAGTTACTCTTGCACATTTTATTACAACTTTGACAACCTTGGGTAGCAAGATACCAAAGTATATGCTATACCCGATATCACACTAAACATCAAGTGTAGATTGATCTTTATTAACACTCGTATTTCACTTATTGCGCTAATTCAAATGTCCTCTTTTGTGATATcctgactattacactttgactattACTCTTTCTTTCCCAGGTTAATGAAAAACACTGTCACATTGCATATACTAAACCAAGAGAACATGATAATGGTCTCTTGACCAAACTAATTAAAACTATAGTTTACTTCGTGTATAGTCAAGTTTCAGGGTTAAAGTTCAAATATCTTTGgtattttttagttttgaaACTTTGGGCTCTGTCAGATCCTTTGTCATGTTTTCAGTTTACCCCCCTTGGGGAATATAGTATTGCCAAAGGGTATTGGAGACCGTCTACTTTTCTATAAATATTAGCCACAATAACTAAATAAATACATCTTTAGACATGttatattaagaattttgatTATCAGCTAATTAACTATCAACTAATCAGCTAATTAACTATCAACTAATTAACTAGAGTAATTAACCAGACATTtggataacaaaaaaaattgagatTCTAGTAGTTAGAATATAATTAGGATTTTGGATGGGACCTTTCAGGAATACTGAACGGTTTTAGAAATGAATTTTAACTGCAATAATCTAATTCAGCCAATTTCAGGAACCCAAATAAGCTATTACAGGAAAATAGATGGAAAATAGCAACCGCTTCAGAAATCCAGATCAGCCATGCCAAAAATCCAGATTAGTCATTATTCCATGAATTCAAATCAGCCATCCCAGGAACCTGAGTCAGATAAATCCATATTAACCATTCAAGAATTTAGGTCAATCCAAATCGAGTCCAAATCTGCCATTCTAAATGGCATAAAAATTATAACTTACATTATATTAATAGGTTGCTACATGTTACAATGTCCCTGCATCGTGTTCGTAAACATCCATCTCTTCCACAAGGGCTGGACGGTGGCCCAGGAACATTTTTCGCTTTCGGTACATGATGAAGATGGCTACAGATATCATAATAACAACCACCAGAACAACAGATACCCCTATGGCAATCTTACGGCCAGAGTCCGAACCGCCTGCAATACAATGATAAGCTGATGAGTATTGCACAGTGGAATCCCACTTACTCAAACTCTAAAGAGAAACATAAGTCAGCTTGGGTTAGTGGGAGATTATTGGATTGAACAggatcaagagagcataagataagagagggacactttggtattacccgcgcgacatgtcgattccgaatccggctatttttagaaaccaccaccccacccccgcgctttggcatttacatcttgttgtttgccgctattttgtgacatggaaccgaaaaaaaacaccctatttgcacaaataccacCGAAAATGtaattctagcatcaaggatacgaGCGGTTTCAGTTTATcaaggggatgtagtacttcgaggattgcaagatttccaaaacgagacttcattcaaaatcaagagcggaaaacctcgtgcttcaatcaCAGTTTttgctctaacttgctgcttcttcgtggtttctcaacattcattatcttcctaatggtcaaacgaaatctgtaagttagttgttttttgtgaatattccggtgaattgagaagggatccaagaaaaatacatttcataaaactacCTTGTaacgagggaatgcatttttgttatgatcaaagccagcaagctgaagtatctgagcttttttaatagtaagaaaataaagagggagatattactgtacttttttgatgttgttattattatatgttatgttattatgttgttattatacaagctggagtcgggatttgaatcaaacgtgGTATCACAGCCAatttatcgctcgtcggttttttctttcttcttcacttgacttcgccgctcagacaaacaaacagtcaaactattcagggatttagctttctgtgagtatatttgccaatctagcttacttaagttagacttgttttcttttcccgagtttttttacatgatcttttttcattcctatcgagttggcaaaagaACAACACACAAGCCGCGGGGGAGGtggacaaaataaaagtagCAAATCCTTACGCGCAgaggtggggtggtggttactaaaaatagccagattcggaatcgacatggcgcacgggtaataccaaagtgtccctctcttatcttatgctctcttgacaAGATATATGTTTCTCATATTTTCATATAAATCATTAACAACATATTTCTTTCAATGTAGGTATGATGTGATTTAATCAAGCATAAGTGCAAGGAATTCAAGTTATCCTATAttttagttcaaattattCCAATTTAGATTTTCTAGAGTTCCAAATAGATGCGTCTGTAAAGGTAATGACATTGAAGGAATATACATGTACAAAGAAGCAATATACCGTATGTAAAACTGATTTAGAATTTCCTTATCATGGTTTGATGTAGATACTGAAGGGGCCAATCTGGGACTCCCAAAAAGGAATGGGGGCATTGTTTTTTCCTGGATTTCCAAGGGTTTATATTTCTTCTTAGAAAAATCCGAGAACAGGGTGGAAGGTGTCCAAATTGACTCACCCATTGATGTGCAGATGTTTCGGGGATAAGTGTAACGGTCTTTTATCATAATGTACTGCCCACCATTGTCTTTAGTCACCAGGTAAAGCTGAAAGGAAATCAACAATTTAGCTCTAAAAACTGTACAGTTTTTAGCAGTCTTTCAAAACATGCAAGTACTCATGTTATTTGGTTTCATGTACAGTAATTGTGTATGGAGTATGCCCTTCCAGTGCTCGGGATCGAACAAAAATGAGCCcagataaaaaaatggaaaatctaaaacaatAAGGCCTAGGACGAACACCATTCTTTTCATGTACCAGCcccaatgcaaatgcatggaAATGAACATAAAACAATCAAATTGGCATGAATTGCATTTTGGCAGCAGTTGAAAAGAACAGCATTTGCCCTAGGCCtaagaacttttttttaaaccaggTTCCCAAAATTGTCAGCCTATTGATACACACCACCACTTCTTACTAGGGTGATTACCTTGAACTCGTAAGTTGTGCCTTCAAAATGTGTAATAAAGGACTCCAGAGTGACAGGCGACCACTGAGTGTTAGGGGCACTCCTTTTCACCCCCATATCTTTGAGGATAGTCCCTGTCAGACCAACTGTCTCAATGTCGTTGTTCTTGAAGGTCTTCTCGGCAGCCCAAACCCACTTCTCCTCCTGCCGATAGATCTTGACACGCATGCTGGGTGAGGTGCTGCACTGATCAAAGAGTATAGAGGAGAAGCCAAGGTGGAGTGTGTCGTTGCCATACCCAATGGTAGCTGTGCACCAGTGTTTATCCCAGGAATCAATGGTGCAGTTGGCTGCAAAATGGCATTGATTTATGGAGATTGGAAAAGTAAGGGGGGACACAATAGTGGGATAATCTAGACTGTTACAACAAAaacataacaataataacagtTATGTAAGCAGGTTACCATGGGTGCCAGAGGCTCCGAGTTTTGCAGCGACAATGATTTGAGCGAAGCAAAAAAGCCTCTGGTGCAATGGATAGCCAGCCTCACTATGGTGCTGGCGACACATCAGATTAACAAGCCAACATACCCGTACAAGTTTCGCACCGATATGGAAATCACTGAAATCCCACTTGTGGATACAGTGAATCAGCAAAAATGGTATTAAatcaaaataattttagtaGAGTGTGCAGCAACAATACATCGAAGCGTGTTCTAGGTCAgttcaatttgttttctgaAATAAAGGCATAAATGAGAAGTTTGTAGAGCGTTTATTGAGCTGAGCGATTGCTCGGATACAATAAAATCCTGTCTGTAATTTGCATAAACTGTCGACAACTAGGGAGGATAGCGAAGGCTAGCTTACTTGTCCACCGGGCATTACCGACATTAAAGTCAAGGTCCACAGAAAAACTAGAGGCAAAGGAGATGGAAACGAGTAAAAGATTTGCCGCTTATTCACTGATCATCGGCTTAGCTGGAGTGATTTTGTTTGTATATGTTTTCCCAAGTAAAAAACCGGTGATTGAAATGGAGGAGACGATCCTCCAGATATGAAATACTACTACAATAGCAACTTTTATTGACAAATCAAAGGCGTAGTACAAATCTTGCATGAAAACATTAGCACCATAGTGAGGCTGTCTATCCGTTGCACCAGAGGCTCTTTCGCTTTGCTCAaaatgttgtcagtgcaaagctcgtagcctctggtacccagggtagtaAGTAGATATGAATTTCTAAATTAATGAATAACTATGCCTATTTAATTGGCTAAATTACAAATGGCATGGGTCAAATAAACTCACCTGGCTTGCAGAGCCCTTCCACATGAAAGAACTCATCTATGACTTTGACAATGTTATCTGAGTGTGTATCAAATGGCAAGTTCACCTGGAACACCTGGAAACCACAGATCAAGAATGGAAATGAGATCTGATAGTcagatgtttatttttatatattttttatcatgTTCATGAGATCTGATAGGGCATAAAAGATTACacctattttcaaatgtatgtGGAATCCCGGGTTTCCAATGTTCTGACATTTGACATAGTCATTGGACAAGGCTAGTACTTCGATAGTACTTGATGGAAAATTACTCTCCAGTACACATCTTCTCTAAATGCTTTCATGTTTTGAGCACATGGATCATGTTGAGAGAAGAAATTAGCAATATACTTCATGTAGTCTGATGTTAGGAACTCAGTTGAGAAATCTTCTACACTTTGAAAATGGTTATGACATACACAAAGTACTAGCATTGTCGAATGATTATATCGAATGAAAAATTTGAAAACCCGGGATTTTgcaaacatttgaaaatgggtgtaaactttgtttttagatggttattatgacattttaataacaaaggtgtggctgacaagggctctttaaGTTAAAGCATTGGTCATTGTCAAGTAAATGGCAAATGTGGCCAGGTCCAATCACATCTCATATGAATAAGCATGAAGACGGTAGACTGAGTGCATCATCAGCATCCGTTGTGCACCACAAGTAGTTAGAGTCAGGAGAAGGTTTCTAAACTTTTACTTTTTGTACTGTTAAGAAGGGATACTTTCCCTGTGAATACATTAAACCTTATCATTATATTGAACATACTGAGACATGCATCTTTCCAGCCATCTCGCCATCCGCATGATAATGTATTTCCATGGTCATTCCTTTATCAAGTGCTCCTACAAAGCAAAGGTGATTGGGAAAAGGTTACAACATACTGTAAAAGAAGAATAAAGTCCCTGGAATAAGTTTGTCTCCAAATCCGTGAGCaccccccagtgacagtgcttacaatgcttacGCGGGCCATGTGTTAGAAAACTGTGTATTTGGTTAATGTGATACCCTCGATAAACTAGGATTATTGCATTGCATTGTACTTGCCAGAAGCCAGACTTTTGAGTCaggggggggtgggaggggggggggctggtgTTGGGTGCGTTGGCAGTTACCTACTGATTGGACCATCATCTCTTTGAGTATTCTAGTATAGAGAGTATTCTAGTGGTACATCATATTCCTATCTGAGTTTCCAGGGCCAGAGGTGTTTAAACAATCATTAAAACTACTCTTCCTTTCAGGGAAAAACCAGCTGGTGATCATACTTCTGTGGCCAAAAACACCTCATGAAATCTGGCTATCGACTGCATTGACTGCATCATCAGGCTTTTGGTTGTTATAACTACTCTACCAGGAAGAATAGTCAAGGAAACGAACagcaaacaacacaacaaaatgCATAGCTGTTGAAGCAGGATCTCTGACAATATCCATAAACCCTAGGTAAAAGAACTTGAATCAACCTTTTCAACCTGAAAGGAGACTCACCAATTTTGAATGGAGTTCTGATGTCTTGGCTTACTGTCTGTTGATAATCAAATCCTGGTGCATGGATTTTAAGTGTAACTGACACAGGAAGAGTACAAGGGTTGACTTGCACTTCATAGAAGACAGCTTTTCCATCAATGTACTGACGGCAGTCAGCAGTGAGGTTGCTTGTTTTGCCACAAGGGAAATGTGGTTCATCTAAAAAGAATAAACTATATTGGTATACAGGTATTTATTAATAAAGTTGCACATTGCAAATCTATTAGCCCATGTTGATTTAAGTGAAACACACAGGTAGGAGTTAGAAACTTGGGCAGTTTCACAGATAACCACAGGGACAGCTACCTTGGTCACTAAGAACTTGCAGGTGGAAACAAAGAACCCTATTTTACATACACTTCTATATTTCTGCATCGAATGctacgcccccccccccatcccccgcCGCCCCCCTCCTTAATTGAAATGCAGGCCATAAGACTGGTGCACATGCAAAACAAATATCGCTAGTGTGACCTGGCATTTAGTAACTGAGTAACTGATGCCATAGAAACAACAGGGGTCTCAGTAGCTccaacaccccccccccccccccacccctgcgGCCACTGAAACCGCCAGCTATTTTGCACCAAGCGCcagctactttttttaaaaagttgaTTTAAGTattatttgaactaataaaaTAAGATAACGTCCACACCCTAATTACCAATCTCCACAGCCTACTCTGAAACTTAATGAAGtcctaataaaataaaaataaaataaataaaacttaatTTCCATGTCACACACATGGTTTGCagtcatttattttatataatctACTTTTAACAActtaatatataatatacttTAATAACTTACCAAAATTCTTTCTAATAATCCTTCCATTCAGACTCTGGGTTGGTCTGAAATTGTCCACTAAAGAATTGGGCTTAGTAGCTTGTCTAGATGTCGAGAAAACACTTCGGAATTGCCTCAATTGTTTTTCGCTGATACTAGCAGTTTTCTTTAGAACAATCCATTTAACAGTTTCGAAACATGGTGGTGTTGTCAACGACCCATTATATCTGTAGAATTTCTCGGTATCGGTCGGTATTATTTTTCCCACTGGAACATTTTGGACGGTGATTTCTTCATCTTTGTAAGACGCATTTTGCAAGTTGTCAATAATTTCATTCAAAGCTGGATTATCCGTAGAAGAG is a window from the Nematostella vectensis chromosome 9, jaNemVect1.1, whole genome shotgun sequence genome containing:
- the LOC5518107 gene encoding AMME syndrome candidate gene 1 protein homolog, yielding MPWFYCCQTLLVADTDCHDMNCYRNTNRQIVQHNGYKRRIISKDMAFYCFDMLASHLYRVKEPSRPHFTNDSFPLFVTWKIGHDRRLRGCIGTFSTMPLHAGLKEYTLSSALRDSRFAPITKDELANLHCSVSLLTNFEEGVNCVDWEIGVHGIRIEFYNEKGHKRTATYLPEVAKEQGWTQIQTIDSLLRKGGYKAPISPEMRNTVKVTRYQSEKVTVSYNEFMAAKQRPT
- the LOC5518105 gene encoding uncharacterized protein LOC5518105, producing the protein MSLVCRFLFFFCLIVFILGALERVEAADPMGDWSYDEATGPSTWPNHFPHCGGKKQSPININTEEAKYDGSLTDLDIRYPNTTDVLLVNHHGHAIEADILSSEPFVATGADLSSRYRLAQFHFHVGSSDIQGSEHHIHGIKYPLEMHLVHYNDKYPNASSAQGLLDGLAVISVLFESSSTDNPALNEIIDNLQNASYKDEEITVQNVPVGKIIPTDTEKFYRYNGSLTTPPCFETVKWIVLKKTASISEKQLRQFRSVFSTSRQATKPNSLVDNFRPTQSLNGRIIRKNFDEPHFPCGKTSNLTADCRQYIDGKAVFYEVQVNPCTLPVSVTLKIHAPGFDYQQTVSQDIRTPFKIGALDKGMTMEIHYHADGEMAGKMHVSVFQVNLPFDTHSDNIVKVIDEFFHVEGLCKPANCTIDSWDKHWCTATIGYGNDTLHLGFSSILFDQCSTSPSMRVKIYRQEEKWVWAAEKTFKNNDIETVGLTGTILKDMGVKRSAPNTQWSPVTLESFITHFEGTTYEFKLYLVTKDNGGQYIMIKDRYTYPRNICTSMGGSDSGRKIAIGVSVVLVVVIMISVAIFIMYRKRKMFLGHRPALVEEMDVYEHDAGTL